AAAACGCCGGAGCCGGCGCCTTCGGGCCGCAAGCCGGTGCCGTCGCGCGAAAGCCTGCGCGGGCTCGACTGGTTCATCTTCTTCCTGGCCGACGTGCAGACCGGCTTCGGTCCGTTCATCGCGGTCTACCTGACCACGCAGAAATGGACCCAGGTGGAGATCGGCTTCGTGCTGTCGATCGGCGGGGTGGTCGGCCTGATCGGCCAAATGCCGGGCGGCGCCATCGTCGATGCCGCGCGCTCGGAGCGGCTGGTCGCGGGCCTTGCCATCGCCGCGATCGGATGTGTGGCGCTGGCCTATGCCGCCTGGCCGATCTTCCCCGTGGTTGCAGTGGCCGCGACGCTGCACGCCGCGGCAAGCTGCGTGCTGGGTCCGGCGATCGCGGCGATCAGCCTTGGTCTGGTCGGGCCGCTCGCGATCGGCGAGCGCTTGGGACGCAATGCGCGCTTTGCCTCGCTTGGCAACGGCTTCGCCGCGGCACTGATGGGAACCTGCGGCTATCTCATTTCGAGCCGCTCGGTGTTTGTCGTGACGTTCCTCCTGGCAATTCCGACCCTGCTCGCGCTGGCGCGCATCCGCGAGAGCGATATCGACATCGCGCGCGCCCATGGCGCGGTGGTGCGGCAACAGCCCGATCCGGAGGCGACCAGCGTCGTGCACCTGATCTGCCAGCGTCCGCTGCTGATCTTCGCCTGCGGCGTCATGCTGCTGCAGCTCGCCAATGCGGCGATGCTGCCCCTGATGGCGGGCGTGGTGACGACCCGCTCCAGCCAGTGGGCGCCGGTCCTGATCGCGGCCTGCATCATCGTGCCCCAGGCGATCGTCGCGCTGATGTCGCCCTCGGTCGGCGCCAAGGCGCAGGCCTGGGGCCGGCGCCCGCTGCTCCTGATCGGGTTCGGCGCGCTGGCGATCCGCGGCCTGTTGTTCGCCACAGTGCACGACCCTTACCTGCTCGTGGCCGTTCAGGTGTTCGACGGCATCACCGCCGCCGTGTTCAGCGTCATGACGCCGCTGATCGTGGCCGACGTCGCCTTCGGCAGCGGCCATTTCAACTTGGCGCAGGGCATTGTCGGCACCGCCGTCGGCATCGGCGCATCGCTCTCGACCGTGCTGGCGGGCTATGTCAGCGACAGGTTCGGAAGTCCGGTCGCCTTCACCGGGCTTGCCGCGATCGCGGCGCTCGGCTTCCTGATGATGTGGCTGATCATGCCGGAGACGCGGCACCTGGAGACGGATCAGGCCGCCACCTGAGTGAGCGCGATCTTGCGGTAGAGCGCGCCATAGCAGGCGGCGGAAAGCTCCCAGCCAAACCGCCGCGCCATGGCGGACCGGCGCATGGCGTCGAGGCGGTCCTTGGCGCCGAAGGTCGAGAAGGCGCGGCGCACCCCGCCGAGGAAGGATTCCTTCGATGGCCGCGTGAACAGGAAGCCGGTCTCGCCGTCCGTGATGGTCTCGGCGAGGCCGCCGGTCTGGTGCCCGATCGGCAGCGATCCGAACCGCTGCGCATACATCTGGCTCAAGCCGCACGGCTCGAAGCGCGACGGCATCAGGGTGAAGTCGCTGCCGGCGAAGATCCGCCGCGCCTGGGCGTCGTTGAAGCCGATCGCGACGCCGATCGCATCCGGCCTGCGGCGATGGGCGGCGACCAGCGCCAGCTCGATCGCGGGCTCCCCTGAGCCGGTGACGACGATCTGCCCGCCGGAATCGACGATCTCGTCGGCTGCCGCCAGTACGAGGTCGATGCCCTTCTGGTGCACGAGGCGGGCGACGATGCCGAACATCGGCCCGCGCGACACTGCAAGGCCGAACTGCTTGCGGACATAGTCGGCATTGGCCTGCTTGCCGGCCCAGTCGCCGGCGCTGAATTGTTTGGCAAGCTGCGGACAGAAGCGCGGGTCCCAGCTCTCGTCGATGCCGTTGAGGATGCCGGTGAGCTCGGCGGCGGCGGAACGGGCGCGGAGCAGGCCCTCGAGCCCGCAGCCGAATTTGGCGGTGGTGATCTCGCGCGCGTAGGTGGAACTGACCGTGGTCAGGTGCGAGGCATAGACCAGGCCGCCCTTGAGGAAGGACAGCTTGTCGTAGAACTCGACGCCGTCGATGTGGAACGAGCTTTCCGGCGCGCCGATCCGGCGCAGCGAGTCTCGTGGGAAGAGGCCCTGATAGGCGAGATTGTGGATGGTCAGGATGGTCGGCAGATTGACCCCGCGCCAGGCGAGATAGGCCGGCACCAGCGCCGCCTGCCAGTCATTGGCATGGACCAGGTCGGCTGCCCAATTCTTGTCCACCTTGCCTGCGGCCAGATCGGCGGCCGCCGAGGCCAGGCGGGCAAAGCGGATGTCATTGTCCGGCCAGTCCCGGCCTTCTTCATCGCCATAGGGGTTGCCCGCACGGTCATAGAGTGAGGAACACAGCAGCACATAGACCGGCAGGCCGTCGCGGGTGGCGGCCCGGCCTATCCGGCAGGCCGGCATTTCCGCAAGGCTCGCGCACTCGCCGACGATTTCGATGTGGGTCAATTCCTCAATGACGTCGCGGTAGCCCGGCAACAGCACCCGCACGTCGCTCCAGGGGCGCAGCGCGCGGGGCAGTGCGGCCGAGACGGCGGCGAGCCCGCCCACCCGGATGAAATCGTCCATTTCCGTCGTGACGAACAGGACCCTCAAGAAAATGCCCTCAAAATGACCCGGCCCGTGCCATGCAAGTTTAGGTCCAATTGCTTTTTCGCCTCAACGCGGACGAAGCCGCGCAGGTTCCAAAGGGCCGCGCGGGTCGTGCTAATGAGGGACGGACCGCGCAGCCAGAGCGCGGACGGGGAGCGCGCAATGACGATACGCCGAAACGATGAGGGCAGTTTGACAAGGAGCTTCGCCGGTTTGCGCGTGCTCGATTTCTCGACCACGATCGCGGGTCCGCATTGCGCGCGCATGCTCGCGGACCTGGGCGCCGAGGTCATCAAGGTCGAGACCGCCGAAGGCGAGACGATGCGCACGCGGCCTCCGGTGCGCAACGGGTGCAGCACCGCCTTTGGCCAGCTCAATGTCGGCAAGAAGAGCCTGGTGCTCGACCTGAAGTCGCCGCAAGGCGTCGAGGCCGTGCGCCGGCTCGTCCAAGGCTGCGACATCCTGGTCGAGAATTTCCGCCCCGGCGTGATGCGCCGGCTGAAGCTCGACTACCCGACGCTCAGCGCGCTGAACCCGAAGCTGATCTATTGCTCGATATCAGGCTATGGCCAGACCGGCCCGTCCGCCGAACTGCCGGCCTACGCGCCGGTGATCCATGCCGCCTCCGGCTACGACATGGCGCATCTCGCCTATCAGCCGGGCCGCAGCCGCCCGGATTTTTGCGGCATCTATCACGCCGACGTCGTCACCGGCACCTACGCCTTCGGCGCGATCGCGGCCGCGCTGTACCAGCGCCAGGCCACCGGACGCGGCCAGCATATCGACGCCTCGATGCTGGAAACCATGCTGACCTTGACGCTGAACGAGGTGCAGTGGTCGCAGTTCGAGGTCGAGCCGCCCGGACGCCCGATGTTCGGTCCGATCGAGACCTCGGATGGCTACGTGATGGTTGCGGTCGCCAGCGAAAAGACCTTTCAGGGCCTGATGAAGGTGATCGGGCGCCCCGAATGGGTCGATGATCCGCGCTTTGCCCTTTATGCGGACCGCCGCCGCAACTGGGCGCATCTGATTGACGGCGTCGAGGTGTGGTCACGCACGGTGACGACGGCGCAGTGCCTCGCCGCGCTGAACGAGGAGGGGGTTCCATCCTCGGCCTATCGCACCGTCGCCGAAGCGCTCGATGATCCGCAGATTGCCCATCGCCACGCGCTGGCCGACGTGGAAGACGGCGGCGGCCGCTTCAAGGTGCTCAACCTGCCGTTCCGCATGTCGGGGGCGGAGGTCGCTGCGGGCGGGTGGGTGGCGCGGCTTGGCGAGCATAACCGCACCCTGCTCGAGGAAGCCGGATTTTCGGAAGGCGAGATCGCGGCCTTTTCGAACCATGCAGCGCGCGAGCCGGGCTGAACGCGAGCGCGGTGCGCGTTTGTCTCGACCGTGACGGCGTGGCAAGCTGCATGGCAGAACGAGAACAAACAGGTCAGGGAGTGGAGCGATGAAGAGTTTCCAGGTCGTCGATTTCAACGCGCCCTTGCAGGAGGTCGATCAGCCGACGCCGCAGCCTTCCGGCAAGCAGGTGCTGATCAAGGTGAAGGCGGCCGGCGTCTGCCACAGCGATCTGCACATCTGGGAAGGCGGCTATGATCTCGGCCATGGCCGCAAGCCGCTGTCGCTGAAGGATCGCGGCGTGTCGCTGCCGCGCACGATGGGCCACGAAACCGTGGGCGAGGTGGTCGCGTTCGGTCCCGACGTCACCGACGCCGACAAGGGCGGCCTGAAGGCAGGCGACATCGCGCTCGCTTATCCCTGGCTCGGCTGCGGCAAATGTCCGACATGCCTTGCGGGCGACGAGAACATGTGCGCGGTCAAGCCGAATTCGCTCGGTGTCTATTGCGACGGCGGCTATGCCGACCACATGACGGTGCCGCATCCAAAGTATCTCTTGAACCTGAAAGGGCTCGATCCGCTCACGGCGGCGCCTTACGCCTGCTCCGGCGTCACCACCTATTCGGCGCTGAAGAAGGTCGAGTCCGCGTTCGATACGCCGATCGTGATCTTCGGCGCCGGCGGGCTCGGCCTGATGGCGCTGTCGCTGCTGAAGGCGATGGGCGGCAAGGGCGCGATCGTGGTCGACATCGACGCCAGGAAACGCGAGGCGGCCGAGAAGGCCGGCGCGCTCGCCTCCGTCGACGGCAAGGCGCCGGATGCGCTGGAGCAGCTTGTGAAGAAGGCCGGCGAACCCATTCGCGCCGTCATCGATCTCGTCGGCAATGCCGCAACCGCCCAGCTCGGCTTCGACTGCCTGACCAAGGGCGGCAAGCTCGTCATCGTCGGCCTGTTCGGCGGCGGCGCGCCATGGGCCCTGCCGCTGATCCCGATCAAGGCGGTCACGATCCAGGGCAGCTATGTCGGAAACCTGAGGGAGACGCAGGAGCTGCTCG
This genomic interval from Bradyrhizobium sp. NP1 contains the following:
- a CDS encoding MFS transporter — protein: MPKTPEPAPSGRKPVPSRESLRGLDWFIFFLADVQTGFGPFIAVYLTTQKWTQVEIGFVLSIGGVVGLIGQMPGGAIVDAARSERLVAGLAIAAIGCVALAYAAWPIFPVVAVAATLHAAASCVLGPAIAAISLGLVGPLAIGERLGRNARFASLGNGFAAALMGTCGYLISSRSVFVVTFLLAIPTLLALARIRESDIDIARAHGAVVRQQPDPEATSVVHLICQRPLLIFACGVMLLQLANAAMLPLMAGVVTTRSSQWAPVLIAACIIVPQAIVALMSPSVGAKAQAWGRRPLLLIGFGALAIRGLLFATVHDPYLLVAVQVFDGITAAVFSVMTPLIVADVAFGSGHFNLAQGIVGTAVGIGASLSTVLAGYVSDRFGSPVAFTGLAAIAALGFLMMWLIMPETRHLETDQAAT
- the glgA gene encoding glycogen synthase GlgA — translated: MRVLFVTTEMDDFIRVGGLAAVSAALPRALRPWSDVRVLLPGYRDVIEELTHIEIVGECASLAEMPACRIGRAATRDGLPVYVLLCSSLYDRAGNPYGDEEGRDWPDNDIRFARLASAAADLAAGKVDKNWAADLVHANDWQAALVPAYLAWRGVNLPTILTIHNLAYQGLFPRDSLRRIGAPESSFHIDGVEFYDKLSFLKGGLVYASHLTTVSSTYAREITTAKFGCGLEGLLRARSAAAELTGILNGIDESWDPRFCPQLAKQFSAGDWAGKQANADYVRKQFGLAVSRGPMFGIVARLVHQKGIDLVLAAADEIVDSGGQIVVTGSGEPAIELALVAAHRRRPDAIGVAIGFNDAQARRIFAGSDFTLMPSRFEPCGLSQMYAQRFGSLPIGHQTGGLAETITDGETGFLFTRPSKESFLGGVRRAFSTFGAKDRLDAMRRSAMARRFGWELSAACYGALYRKIALTQVAA
- a CDS encoding CoA transferase encodes the protein MTIRRNDEGSLTRSFAGLRVLDFSTTIAGPHCARMLADLGAEVIKVETAEGETMRTRPPVRNGCSTAFGQLNVGKKSLVLDLKSPQGVEAVRRLVQGCDILVENFRPGVMRRLKLDYPTLSALNPKLIYCSISGYGQTGPSAELPAYAPVIHAASGYDMAHLAYQPGRSRPDFCGIYHADVVTGTYAFGAIAAALYQRQATGRGQHIDASMLETMLTLTLNEVQWSQFEVEPPGRPMFGPIETSDGYVMVAVASEKTFQGLMKVIGRPEWVDDPRFALYADRRRNWAHLIDGVEVWSRTVTTAQCLAALNEEGVPSSAYRTVAEALDDPQIAHRHALADVEDGGGRFKVLNLPFRMSGAEVAAGGWVARLGEHNRTLLEEAGFSEGEIAAFSNHAAREPG
- a CDS encoding alcohol dehydrogenase — encoded protein: MKSFQVVDFNAPLQEVDQPTPQPSGKQVLIKVKAAGVCHSDLHIWEGGYDLGHGRKPLSLKDRGVSLPRTMGHETVGEVVAFGPDVTDADKGGLKAGDIALAYPWLGCGKCPTCLAGDENMCAVKPNSLGVYCDGGYADHMTVPHPKYLLNLKGLDPLTAAPYACSGVTTYSALKKVESAFDTPIVIFGAGGLGLMALSLLKAMGGKGAIVVDIDARKREAAEKAGALASVDGKAPDALEQLVKKAGEPIRAVIDLVGNAATAQLGFDCLTKGGKLVIVGLFGGGAPWALPLIPIKAVTIQGSYVGNLRETQELLDLVREKKIAPIPVTPMPLGRANDALRELQKGNLIGRAVLTP